From a region of the Salvelinus alpinus chromosome 2, SLU_Salpinus.1, whole genome shotgun sequence genome:
- the LOC139568756 gene encoding ewing's tumor-associated antigen 1 homolog — protein sequence MPVTIPANNMTEWRKCCDTSASGMPAGSDESKQGGGKPKTNRLRRSLKQTQATPSLIDSPKTCQDFKKPTRVTRSRYNNVFNKGESPMNESELDIVWDATSPSPLRTVSKRGKKYSANVGVVDIVEIVNRIAPKHGRPVVPESSLLQWIGDSAIPCTPEMQQPRAKKKSPRTNGVDDLLKLAKQFDFNMFRQDEERVDDMHKQSLALWRTDSEDILDLGGNENQPPPLLSNVSPESTQSALKTNSMRNSKDQIPPDHEMEDDLDFLFDGPTQHISLNLSQNSLPRSLEVKTAPTVSSKVIPGKYPDSIHGHTSTVSSSHPVKRSSANNNFDDDDWENDDLLDDSLVFEMTQNPDLFAAPNRCSTQRGSNETKHENDNPSAISKNALQGSRDIKPAVSKGQNETVKNRKTFTLEANPDVQSKSILSEALPKAGNVPDTVKPAPHRNVQQKQPSLFPINKAPSMESSYQFSQQTQHPSNGIKTWPLVPLFQSTSISTSSSTSNFTNSKWPLQVENSSYHKPTENNNMKGTGIIKAPASHSVIPEDDLDSLFASDSIWDDKDDDLLCQACDNLESQVQSMEDPVITRSQFLPSNQTERQKFVPVSAPLNSSRYNVNQTTETTQSKYPNISAYSQSAPWNGTTFTHSLNNNKVPVTVVSGCKRPSYNASAGNASANSTYRPQNPAAGEGSYESTRVKSICVAGSTVNQQGTGSEAAGKCSVVEIELKKQRAMERRRQRVQTAHNLRAPT from the exons ATGCCAGTTACTATCCCTGCGAACAATATGACAGAATGGCGAAAATGTTGTGATACGTCCGCGTCGGGAATGCCAGCTGGTTCAGACGAGAGCAAGCAAGGTGGAGGGAAACCGAAAACAAACAGACTGAGAAGAAGCCTCAAACAAACGCAGGCAACTCCATCTCTCATTGATTCTCCAAAAACATGTCAAG ATTTCAAGAAGCCAACTCGTGTGACAAGATCAAGATACAACAATGTATTCAACAAAGGAGAGTCGCCAATGAATGAATCAGAACTGGATATCGTTTGGGATGCAACTTCCCCTTCACCCCTTAGGACAG TTAGCAAAAGAGGCAAGAAGTACTCTGCAAATGTTGGAGTTGTGGACATTGTCGAAATCGTCAACAGAATAGCTCCCAAG CATGGGAGACCTGTGGTTCCAGAATCATCCTTGCTCCAGTGGATTGGAGACAGTGCTATTCCCTGCACCCCAGAGATGCAGCAGCCCAGGGCCAAGAAGAAATCCCCAAG GACAAATGGAGTGGACGACCTTTTAAAGTTGGCGAAACAGTTTGATTTCAACATGTTTCGGCAAGACGAAGAACGAGTCGATGATATGCACAAGCAGAGTTTGGCGCTTTGGAGGACAGACTCGGAGGACATATTGGATTTAGGTGGCAACGAGAACCAGCCTCCGCCCTTACTGAGTAATGTCTCACCTGAAAGCACACAGTCCGCCCTTAAAACAAACAGCATGAGAAACTCCAAAGACCAGATACCTCCTGACCATGAGATGGAAGATGATTTGGATTTTTTATTTGATGGACCAACTCAACACATAAGTCTGAACTTAAGTCAGAATTCATTGCCTCGGTCCTTGGAGGTGAAGACTGCTCCCACTGTGTCCTCCAAAGTCATTCCTGGAAAATATCCAGATTCCATACATGGCCACACTTCGACCGTCTCCTCGTCGCATCCTGTCAAAAGAAGCTCAGCAAATAATAACTTTGACGACGACGACTGGGAAAATGACGATTTGCTGGATGACTCGCTGGTATTTGAGATGACCCAAAACCCAGACCTCTTTGCCGCTCCTAATCGTTGTTCGACCCAAAGAGGGTCgaatgaaacaaaacacgaaAACGACAACCCCTCGGCCATTTCCAAAAATGCTCTTCAAGGAAGTAGAGACATAAAACCAGCTGTGTCTAAAGGACAGAATGAAACTGtgaaaaacagaaaaacattCACGCTTGAAGCAAATCCTGATGTGCAATCGAAAAGTATCCTCTCAGAGGCATTACCAAAAGCAGGGAATGTCCCCGACACTGTCAAACCAGCACCACATAGGAACGTACAGCAAAAGCAACCAAGTCTCTTTCCAATCAACAAAGCTCCGTCAATGGAGTCCAGTTACCAATTTAGCCAGCAAACGCAGCACCCGTCTAATGGAATAAAGACTTGGCCGCTGGTGCCTCTCTTTCAAAGTACATCAATCTCAACCAGCTCAAGCACATCAAACTTCACCAATTCAAAGTGGCCCCTTCAGGTTGAGAATAGCTCTTACCACAAGCCCACAGAGAACAACAATATGAAGGGAACAGGTATCATCAAGGCCCCGGCTAGCCACAGCGTCATCCCAGAGGACGACTTGGACTCTCTCTTTGCTTCTGACTCCATCTGGGATGACAAAGACGATGACCTATTGTGCCAAGCATGTGATAACCTGGAGAGCCAGGTACAGAGCATGGAGGACCCTGTTATCACACGCTCCCAATTCCTGCCCAGTaatcagacagaaagacagaagttTGTCCCTGTCTCTGCACCTTTGAATAGCAGCAGATACAATGTAAATCAAACGACTGAGACCACACAATCCAAATATCCCAACATTTCAGCTTATTCACAATCGGCCCCCTGGAACGGTACCACTTTCACCCACTCTCTCAATAACAACAAAGTACCTGTTACTGTGGTCTCTGGTTGTAAAAGACCGAGTTACAATGCCTCAGCTGGAAATGCTAGCGCTAACTCCACGTATAGGCCACAGAACCCTGCAGCCGGAGAAGGGTCATACGAAAGTACTCGGGTCAAAAGCATTTGTGTAGCTGGGAGCACAGTTAATCAACAAGGCACTGGGAGTGAAGCTGCTGGGAAATGTTCTGTGGTAGAGATTGAACTGAAGAAACAGCGGGCCATGGAGAGGAGACGGCAACGGGTGCAGACAGCCCACAACCTAAGGGCTCCAACCTGA